Genomic segment of Oscillatoria salina IIICB1:
CCCACTGGGTAGCACCTTTGCGTAGCGAAGTCGCCAAGCAATTTGCACCCAGCAATCCTTTCTTTAAATATGGTAAATTACAGCCTTTTATTGCCATTAAAGATTCAGTTGCGGTAGGGAGAATTGTTGCTGCGGTTAATCAACGTTTGGTTGACAAAGAACGTAGAAATGTGGGTTTGTTTGGCTTTTTTGAGTGTATTGAAGATTGGGGAATTGCCCAAGCACTTATTGATACTGCTTGTGATTGGTTAAAAGCACAAGGAATGACTTTGGTTCGCGGTCCAATCGACCTTTCTACTCACAATAAATGTTTATTTTTGGTCGATGGGTTTGACGAACCACCAATGGTTATGATGCCTTACAATCCTCCTTATTATCCTCAATTTATGGAACAGTTGGGTTGGGAAAAAGCACAAGATGCTTATGCGTATAAATTTCCTTTAGATGAACCCTTACCAGAAAAGTTTGCTAAAGCTTATCGAATTGCTTGGAAATCGGGAATAAATTTTCGCCAAATTAATCTTAAAGGTAAAGCTTTTGAAGAAGATGCTCTTCGACTTTATCAGCTTTTTAATAAGTGTTTTGCCAACAACTTTAGTGCTACTCCTCGCACTGAAGAAGAATTTCTCGAAGAAGCAAAATCCCTACAAAATTTAGTCGATGCAGATGCTTTTCCCATCGCCGAAGATAATGGCGAAATGGTCGGCTTTTTTATGGGTTTACCTGATTATAATATTCCCCTTAAATACGTGAATGGTAAACTAAATTGGTGGGGAATGCTGAAGTTTTTCTGGTATCGGCGACAAATCGATCGAGGGAGAGTGGTAATAATTTGTTCGTTACCAGAATATCGACGAAAAATGGTACCTTTAGCGTTAATTTATTTAGGGCTTCAAGGAGCAACTAAAAAAGGTAAACCCTACAAATACGCGGAATTAGGTCACGTTTTTGAAGATAATTTCCCCTCGCGTCGTTTAATTGAGGCATCGGGTGGTAAAATTCACAAAACTTACCGTATTTATGAGAAAAAAATAGGGACTGGGGATTAGGGATTAGTGACTGGGGATTGGGGATTAGTGACTGGGGATTGGGGACTAGGAAATAGTAACTAAAAAGATTAGAAAAATTAGATGAAAACTATCAACTACCTCCAAAAAACTGACAACTTTATCGCTAATTCTAAATCCATAAATCACTAATTAACTCATCTTTGATTACCCATACTAACTATTAAATACTAACAAATATTATGAAAGCATTTGTAACTGGAGCTAGTGGATTTACAGGCTCTCATTTAGTAAAATTACTAATAAATAAAGGACATGATGTTGTTGGTTTGGTTCGTAAAACAAGCAACTTAGAACGTCTTGCTGATTGTAATCTTAAGTTAGTTTATGGTGACATTACCGACAGGGAAGCTTTAGCTAAGGGAATGACAGATGTAGACTGGGTTTTTCACACCGCAGCTTATGTAGAATTAGGCTTAGTTGATGCTAATAAAATGGCAAAAGTAAACGTAGAAGGAACCCGCGCCGTGTTAGAAACTGCCCAAGCTGCTAACATTTCAAAAATGGTTTATTGCAGCACAATTGGCGTATTTGGCGATACAAAAGGGAGAGTTATTGACGAAACTTTTGTCAGACAACAAAGTGAATTTTCTTCTGCATACGATCGCACAAAATTTGCGGCGCAACAATTAGTAGCTGAATTTGCGGCGAAAGGGTTGCCTGTAGTTAGTGTTTTACCGTCGGGAATTTTCGGTGCAGATGACCCTCATTTTGGTCCAGTTATTGACCAATTTCTCAAGGGAAGATTAAAATTGTGGGCGGGAGGATCTCGCGTGACGGGAATTGTCCATGTTGACGATTTAGTTACGGCGATGATTTTAGCAGCAGAGAAAGGTGAAACTGGTGCTAAATATATCATTTCGGCGGGGGAACTTACAACTAAAGAAATGTTTGCTTTTCTCAGTCAAGAAACAGGTATTCCCGCCCCTGGTGAAACTCCTCAACTAATAGTTAGATTAGCAGGAAATATTCTCGATCCGCTTGGGAGATTTTTGAATTGGCAGCCACCTTTGAGCCGAGAAAGAGTACATTATATTTACGATCGC
This window contains:
- a CDS encoding GNAT family N-acetyltransferase, whose amino-acid sequence is MFKSRENLEIRAAIAPEDLAKFLDVPALVYRDNPHWVAPLRSEVAKQFAPSNPFFKYGKLQPFIAIKDSVAVGRIVAAVNQRLVDKERRNVGLFGFFECIEDWGIAQALIDTACDWLKAQGMTLVRGPIDLSTHNKCLFLVDGFDEPPMVMMPYNPPYYPQFMEQLGWEKAQDAYAYKFPLDEPLPEKFAKAYRIAWKSGINFRQINLKGKAFEEDALRLYQLFNKCFANNFSATPRTEEEFLEEAKSLQNLVDADAFPIAEDNGEMVGFFMGLPDYNIPLKYVNGKLNWWGMLKFFWYRRQIDRGRVVIICSLPEYRRKMVPLALIYLGLQGATKKGKPYKYAELGHVFEDNFPSRRLIEASGGKIHKTYRIYEKKIGTGD
- a CDS encoding NAD-dependent epimerase/dehydratase family protein; protein product: MKAFVTGASGFTGSHLVKLLINKGHDVVGLVRKTSNLERLADCNLKLVYGDITDREALAKGMTDVDWVFHTAAYVELGLVDANKMAKVNVEGTRAVLETAQAANISKMVYCSTIGVFGDTKGRVIDETFVRQQSEFSSAYDRTKFAAQQLVAEFAAKGLPVVSVLPSGIFGADDPHFGPVIDQFLKGRLKLWAGGSRVTGIVHVDDLVTAMILAAEKGETGAKYIISAGELTTKEMFAFLSQETGIPAPGETPQLIVRLAGNILDPLGRFLNWQPPLSRERVHYIYDRCVRVDATKARRELGWQPRGVKETLREIVAAKR